DNA sequence from the Leptospiraceae bacterium genome:
AAGGTGACCGAAAAGCAGGGTTTACGCATTCGGGAGAAACCCACAACCTCTTCAAAGCAACTGGGCATCATTCCTGTAGATGGGGCAGTAAGAATCACAAGCCTCGAAGGTCCGGAAGAGACGATATACGGTATCACTTCCCGCTGGTATGAGCTGGTCTATGAAGGTCAGGCTGGCTGGGCCTTCGGGGGTTTTATCAGCTACGAGAAGACAAAGGTGACGAAGTATGTTGAGAAGAAAACTGATGGAGAAGAAATCGACAAGAACTTCGGACTGAAGCTCAGAAAGAAAGCAGGACGTTCAAGTGAAACATTAGGCCATATTGCCTTTGGAGAGAAGCTGGAAGTATTGGATGATACAACAGGTCTTCAGGAAACTATCTACGACATTCCGGGTAGGTGGTTGAAAGTTCGTTACGGAGAGAAAGTTGGCTGGGTCTTCGGTGGACTGGTGGAGTATGAGAAAGAAAAGAAAGAAGAAAAGGCTGAGTCCCGAAAAACATTCACCAACTCTTCGGGCATAGAATTTGTCCTGATCCCTGCCGGAGAATTCAGTATGGGTTGCAGTCCTGGAGATGAAAAGTGTCACGAAAATGAGAAGCCTTTGCATAAGGTAAAAATTACAAAGCCCTTCTATATGGGGAAATTTGAAGTGACCCAGAAACAATGGAGAGATATCATGGGTAAAAATAAATTAAATACCTGTGGAGATAACTGTCCAGTACAAACAGTGAGTTGGCCTGAGGTTCAGGAGTTTATTAAAAAGCTAAATGAGCAAGTAATGAATGGTCACGACCATTCATTACAGGGATACAGGTATCGACTGCCCACTGAAGCAGAGTGGGAATATGCTGCGAGAGCAGGAACTACCACACGGTATTATTTTGGAAAGGATGCTTCCACATTAGGGGATTATGCCTGGTATCGAAATAATTCAGGAAGAAAAATTCATCCGGTAGGAATGAAAAAGCCCAATGCTTTCGAACTGTATGATATGATTGGGAATGTCTGGGAGTGGGTGGAGGATACGTATGATAAGGATTACTACTCTA
Encoded proteins:
- a CDS encoding SUMF1/EgtB/PvdO family nonheme iron enzyme, producing the protein MKIIFLIFTLTLTTCQTVVGVGKVKAYSELAKKLGRVTKLERVIVTGKVTEKQGLRIREKPTTSSKQLGIIPVDGAVRITSLEGPEETIYGITSRWYELVYEGQAGWAFGGFISYEKTKVTKYVEKKTDGEEIDKNFGLKLRKKAGRSSETLGHIAFGEKLEVLDDTTGLQETIYDIPGRWLKVRYGEKVGWVFGGLVEYEKEKKEEKAESRKTFTNSSGIEFVLIPAGEFSMGCSPGDEKCHENEKPLHKVKITKPFYMGKFEVTQKQWRDIMGKNKLNTCGDNCPVQTVSWPEVQEFIKKLNEQVMNGHDHSLQGYRYRLPTEAEWEYAARAGTTTRYYFGKDASTLGDYAWYRNNSGRKIHPVGMKKPNAFELYDMIGNVWEWVEDTYDKDYYSKSPEKDPKNEKKAPYRVFRGGGSNYGLERCRVSDRYYWIPDYYSIDVGFRLVLSLRERIAQ